The DNA region GTTTTTGCCTTGGGACGGCCCAGCGGCAAAAAACCGCGGCGGCAGGAAAAACGGCCTCGGTATAAGGCAGCGGCGGTATCAGGCAACGGCATAACGCAAGGGGCATAACGCAACCCCATGAAAGCAGACGGCCGCCCCAAGGGGCGGCCGTCATGCGTATCCGTCATGCGTATCGGAAGAGGTAGCGATGGCCTTGCGCGCAGGCCATCGTCAAGCAATCCTCAGGCCATCAGGCGGTCCAGGGCCTCGCGATACTTGGCGGCGGTCTTCGCCAGTACGTCGGCGGGCAGGCGCGGCGCCGGCGGCGTCTTGTCCCAGTCCTGGGTTTCCAGCCAGTCGCGCACGAACTGCTTGTCGAAGGACGGCGGGCTGATGCCGACCTTGTAGCCGTCGGCCGGCCAGAAACGCGAGGAGTCCGGCGTCAGCACTTCGTCCATCAGGTGCAGCGTCCCCTGCTCGTCCAGGCCGAATTCGAACTTGGTGTCGGCGATGATGATGCCCTTGGTGGCGGCGAAGCGCGCGGCCTCGCCGTACAGCTTGAGCGTCACGTCGCGGATGCGCTCGGCCATTTCCTGGCCCACTTCCTTGACCACATGCGCGAAATCGACGTTTTCGTCATGCGTGCCGAACTCCGCCTTGGCGGCCGGCGTGAAGATGGGCTGCGGCAACTGGCTGGCCTGCTGCAGGCCGGGCGGCAGCGCGATGCCGCACACCGCGCCGGTCGCCTGGTAATCCTTCCAGCCCGAACCGATCAGGTAGCCCCGCGCCACCGCCTCGACCAGGATGGGCTTCAGGCGCTTGACCACGACGGCGCGGCCGCGCACCTGGTCGACTTCGTCGGGCGCGACCACGTCCTCCGGCCGCACGCCGGTCGAATGCGTGGGCAGGATATGGCCCAGCTTGCCGAGCCAGAACTCGGTCAGCTCGGTCAGGACCTGGCCCTTGCCGGGAATGGGGTCATCCAGGATGACGTCGAACGCGGAGATGCGGTCGGTGGCCACGATGAGCAACTTGTCGTCGCCCACCGCGTACATGTCGCGCACCTTGCCGCGTCCCAGCAGCGGCAGGGACTTGATGCTGGATTGATGCAAGGCGGTAGTCACGTGCTGGTTTCCTTACTGCACGACCTGGGCCAGCTTGCCGCTGGCGTAGGCCTGGGCGATATCGGTCAGCGGCGTCGCCTTGATCTTGCTGGCGTTGCCGGCGGTGCCGAATTCCGTATAGCGCTTGACACAGATCCCCTTGGCCGCGGCGCGCGCCGGCTTCAGGTATTCGCGCGGGTCGAACTTGGCGGGATTCTCGGCGAAGAAGCGGCGGATGGCGCCGGTCATGGCCAGGCGGATGTCGGTGTCGATGTTGATCTTGCGCACGCCGTACTTGATGGCTTCCTGGATTTCCTCGACGGGCACGCCGTAGGTTTCCTTCATGTCGCCGCCGAATTCGCGGATTTCGGCCAGCAGTTCCTGCGGCACGCTGGAGCTGCCGTGCATCACCAGGTGGGTGTTGGGCAGGCGCTTGTGGATTTCCTTGATGCGGGAAATCGACAGGATGTCGCCGGTGGGCTTGCGGGTGAATTTGTAGGCGCCGTGGCTGGTGCCGATGGCGATGGCCAGGGCGTCCAGTTGCGTCTTGCGCACGAAGTCGGCCGCCTGCTCGGGATCGGTCAGCAACTGGTCCATGGTCAGCTTGCCGTCGGCGCCGTGGCCGTCTTCCTTGTCGCCCTGCATGGTTTCCAGCGAGCCCAGGCAGCCCAGTTCGCCTTCCACCGTCACGCCGACCTTGTGCGCCATGTCCACCACCTTGCGGGTGACGTCGACGTTGTAGTCGTAGTCGGCGATGGTCTTGCCGTCTTCCTTCAGCGAGCCGTCCATCATCACGCTGGAGAAGCCCAGGTTGATGGCGCCCTGGCAGATGGCCGGCGATTGGCCGTGATCCTGGTGCATCACCACGGGGATGTGCGGATACGATTCGACGGCGGCCTGGATCAGATACTTCAGAAAGCCCTCGCCGGCATACTTGCGGGCGCCGGCCGAGGCCTGCATGATCACCGGGCTGTCGGTTTCGGCAGCCGCTTCCATGATGGCCTGGACCTGTTCCAGATTATTGACGTTGAAAGCAGGGATGCCATAACCATGCTCGGCGGCGTGGTCGAGCAACTGGCGCATCGAAACTAGGGCCATGAGAGAGATCCTCCAGGGGTGCTTATTGAAAAATGATGGAAACCGGTGAATGCGGCGATTTTACCGGGGACCGGAGGAAAGTTCTTGCAACCATGGATTTACGTCTTCCAGCGGATTGTTTCCGGGTTTATCCCTGGCCACCCCGGGCGCCGATGTTACGCTGAACCTCGTGCCGCGCCGGCGGTCATTAACGACGTGTCGCGGACGTTCGCGCCCGGCCCTGTCGTTCCGGCGGGCCGCGTCTCTGTCTCTTCGAAGGAAAGCCCCATGAAAATCAGGATCTCCGCTGCTTTGCTGCTCCTCGCCGCCGGCGCCGGCGCCCAGGCGCAAGTGCCGATCTCGGCCCAGACCGCGCCGCCGCCGGCCGGGGCGGGCGGCGTGCAGGAATACAGTTTTCCTTCGCAGCCCGGCAGCTATTCGCCGCCGTCCACGCTACGCATGACCGTGTCGCCGCAGGCCGCCCCGATGCAGCCGCCGCCGGTCCGCGATACGCCGGAAAGCCTGCGCAAGTACACCGAGTGCCGGGATGAGGCGGACCGGGCCTCGACCTCGGCGGCCAAGATGCGGGATGCGGTGGGCCAGTGCCTGCAGGAACTCAATGCCCGCCGGGCGCAAGGCGAGTAAGGCACATCCGAGGCACACCCGAGGCAAACCCGGGGCACGCCCGGGTCGCACCAAGGTCACACCAGGGACGGGCGGCGCGGTTAAACTCCGTTTCGACGCATCAAGTTACTTTTCTCGTACGCCGCGCCTGCCCGTCATGACTGAGAACGCCAATTCCGCCCCCCCGACCATATTCCTGTACACCGAGGAAAAACGCGGCAATCAGCTCGTCGAATCGGTGGTCATCGGCCAGATTTCCGATTTTTCCGGGTCGGAGAAGCTGATCGTGGTGCAGGATCCGCATACGCGCATCAATTTCGTCTATCGCATCGACGCCTTCAGCAATAACCTCGACGCCGTCTCGATCACGCACTGCGCGGAGGCGGATTTCGCCGCGCGCAAGAACATCACGATCCGGGGCGCCACGTTCAAGCTGGGCCCTCCCTCCGACGCCATCAAGCTGCTGCGCGGCAAGAACCAGTGGATCCAGGACAAGGGGTCCATCCTCTCCGTCCTGCTGCAAGGCGCCGCCACCAACACCAAAAGCGTCGGCATGGTGCGCACCCAGATCCAGCGCGAACGTCTCGACCGGATTCCGCCGGGCGTCCAGGTGGAATACCTGCGCGACCGCGCGCGGGAAGCCGAGCCGCCCCCGGCCGGCGAGGATCCCGCCGTCTCCTGAGACCAGCGCCGCCGGCGCGGTCCGCGCGCCGGCAAAAGGTCCGAAGGTTCGCCAACGCCCGGGCGGGCGCGCCGCCGCCTACTCGTTCACCGAACAGGCGATGGGCTCGCCGCCCTGGAATTCCACGTCGTAGGTGTGTTCGTCGTCCCACGGCAGCGTAAACCACAGCTCATAGTCCTCGGCGTCCTCGTCGAACAGCCAGACGGCGCGCAAGGTGGCGTGGTCGACCATGGCGGACACGGAATCGCCGGGCGGCAACTGGTCGGGCGGCACGCCCGCCTCCAGCCAGTCGTCGCGGGAATAATTCTCCAGCAGCAGTTCGGCGGCCGCTTCGATGCGCTCCTCCAGAACCCGCAGCAGCGCCTTCAGGTTACGCACGCCATAGGCCGTCGGCGCCTCGCCGGCGGTCTGCATCATGACGTGGATGGGCGGACGGCCGGACGCAAAGGACACCTGTTCGGCGGCCCATAGTTCCGGTTCTTCCTGGTCCTGGACAAAATGGGGGTCAACCATGAGGGGTCTCCTGAAGACAAAACGCGATTCGGCGCGCCAATTTTTGGAAATTTTCAAAACGAAACGGCAGCGACGGGGTTACAGTCCTCATCGTAGCGTGTAATCTTTGCCGCCAAATAGGCGATGAAGCGTAACTATATTCCTCCCTTCCGGCGGTTTCAGGACATTCTGGCTTCAAATTTCCGCCGAATAATGGCTACGGTTCCCGCACAATAAATAACGAACCCCAACACTTCCTTGTCACAGGTAGCATCCATACGCCTTCCGAACGGTCTTCTGTCGTGCGTCGCTTCGTGCGGACTGAGCCTGGGCCTGCTGCTGGGCGGCGGGCCGGCGGCGCGGGCGGACGGCGCGCCGGCCCGCGCCGCCGCGTCGGCCCGCGCGGTGGCGCAGGTGGTGACGGGCATACTCGGATACGCGCGCTGGCCCACGCCGCCGCATCCGGAATTGCCGCTGCTGTGCGTGACGGGCGCCTCGCCCTATTCCGCCGTCCTGCTGGCGGGCGGCGAGGCGATGTCCAGCGTGCGCACGCGCCGGGTGGCGCCCGACGATGACCGCCTCGCGCAGATGTGCGAGGCCATCTACGTCGGCGAACTGCCCCGCGCCGCGTTGACGCATTTGCTGCAAGGGGTCGTCGGCAAGCCTGTGGTCACCATTCTTGAAAAAGATCCCGACTGCAGCGCCGGAGGCATGTTCTGTTTGAACATCCAGGGCGCCCAGGTCGGTTTCCTGATCAATCTGGATATCATCGCCCGCAGCGGCGTGCGTATTCATCCGAGCGTGCTGCAGTTGGCGCGCCGCAAGCCTCAGCCATGACAACCCCACCGAGCTCCTCCGGTCCCCGTCTTCCCACGCTGCGCGATGCGCTGCGCCGGGCGCAGGTGTCCGTGACCATCATCGCGGTCGGCCTGGTCGGCCTGGTGCTGACCATCATGGGCCTTGTCGCGCTGCGCGCCTACGCCGAACACAACACCGGGCTGATCGCCCGCTCCATGCTCTATACGGTGGAGGCCTCGGCCGTCTTCCACGACGCGCCCGCGGCCCAGGACGCGCTGGCCCTGATCGCCAACGCGGAAAGCGTGGGCACGGCCATCGTGTTCGACCGCGACGGCCTGGTGCTGGCGCAATGGGGCCGTCCGCCCGACCAGCGATTTGCCTGGATACGGCGGCCGTTCGAAAGAATCTTCACGCCTCCGCCCATCGTCACCCCCATCGTGCATCGCGGCCATACGGTCGGCACGCTGCTGGTGACCGGCCACCCGGGCACCATGCTGGCCTTCCTGCTCAAGGGGGTGGCCGGCATCCTGGCCTGTCTGGTTGCCAGCGCCATGCTCGCGCGCGCCATCGCGCGGCGCACCTTCGAGAACATCGTCGAGCCCCTGCGCAACCTGGCCCAGGTGGCGCACGCGGTGCGCAACGAACGCGCCTTCGGCGCGCGGCTGCCGCCGGCCGACATCGCCGAGCTCAACGCGCTGGGCGAGGACTTCAACGCCCTGCTGGACCAGTTGCAGGCGTGGCAGAACCAGTTGCAGCACGAAAACGCCGCGCTGGCGCACAAGGCGGCGCACGACAGCCTGACCGGCCTGCCCAATCGCTCGCATTTCGAGGAAAGGCTGCAACAGGCCATCCACGACGCCGGCGTGCTGGGGCAGCAGGTCGCGGTGCTGTTCATCGACAGCGACCGCTTCAAGGAAATCAACGACCAGCAGGGCCATGCCTCGGGCGACGCGGTGCTTATCCACATCGCCGCGCGCGTGCGCAACCTGCTGCGCGAAGGCGACCTGGTGGCGCGGCTGGGCGGCGACGAATTCGCCGTGCTGATCTCGCCGCTGCGCGATGTCGAGACGGCCCGCCGGCTGGCCGCCAAGATCCTGGCGAGCATGCGCGAGCCCATCCGCCTGCCGGGCGGCAGCGAAACGGTGAGCTCGCTGAGCATCGGCGTCGCCGTCTACCCGGACCACGCCAAGGACGCGCGCAGCCTGTTCGAGGCCGCCGATAGCGCCATGTATCACGCCAAGCGGCAGGGCGGCGACAGCCAGGCCCTGGCCCAGCCGCGGCCCGAGACGCCCACCCTCTATCCCAAGGAGATCCCATCGTGAACGTTTCCCGTCCCTTCCT from Bordetella genomosp. 10 includes:
- a CDS encoding diguanylate cyclase domain-containing protein, with the translated sequence MTTPPSSSGPRLPTLRDALRRAQVSVTIIAVGLVGLVLTIMGLVALRAYAEHNTGLIARSMLYTVEASAVFHDAPAAQDALALIANAESVGTAIVFDRDGLVLAQWGRPPDQRFAWIRRPFERIFTPPPIVTPIVHRGHTVGTLLVTGHPGTMLAFLLKGVAGILACLVASAMLARAIARRTFENIVEPLRNLAQVAHAVRNERAFGARLPPADIAELNALGEDFNALLDQLQAWQNQLQHENAALAHKAAHDSLTGLPNRSHFEERLQQAIHDAGVLGQQVAVLFIDSDRFKEINDQQGHASGDAVLIHIAARVRNLLREGDLVARLGGDEFAVLISPLRDVETARRLAAKILASMREPIRLPGGSETVSSLSIGVAVYPDHAKDARSLFEAADSAMYHAKRQGGDSQALAQPRPETPTLYPKEIPS
- a CDS encoding phosphoribosylaminoimidazolesuccinocarboxamide synthase; translation: MTTALHQSSIKSLPLLGRGKVRDMYAVGDDKLLIVATDRISAFDVILDDPIPGKGQVLTELTEFWLGKLGHILPTHSTGVRPEDVVAPDEVDQVRGRAVVVKRLKPILVEAVARGYLIGSGWKDYQATGAVCGIALPPGLQQASQLPQPIFTPAAKAEFGTHDENVDFAHVVKEVGQEMAERIRDVTLKLYGEAARFAATKGIIIADTKFEFGLDEQGTLHLMDEVLTPDSSRFWPADGYKVGISPPSFDKQFVRDWLETQDWDKTPPAPRLPADVLAKTAAKYREALDRLMA
- a CDS encoding YfiR family protein, with amino-acid sequence MSQVASIRLPNGLLSCVASCGLSLGLLLGGGPAARADGAPARAAASARAVAQVVTGILGYARWPTPPHPELPLLCVTGASPYSAVLLAGGEAMSSVRTRRVAPDDDRLAQMCEAIYVGELPRAALTHLLQGVVGKPVVTILEKDPDCSAGGMFCLNIQGAQVGFLINLDIIARSGVRIHPSVLQLARRKPQP
- the fba gene encoding class II fructose-bisphosphate aldolase (catalyzes the reversible aldol condensation of dihydroxyacetonephosphate and glyceraldehyde 3-phosphate in the Calvin cycle, glycolysis, and/or gluconeogenesis), with translation MALVSMRQLLDHAAEHGYGIPAFNVNNLEQVQAIMEAAAETDSPVIMQASAGARKYAGEGFLKYLIQAAVESYPHIPVVMHQDHGQSPAICQGAINLGFSSVMMDGSLKEDGKTIADYDYNVDVTRKVVDMAHKVGVTVEGELGCLGSLETMQGDKEDGHGADGKLTMDQLLTDPEQAADFVRKTQLDALAIAIGTSHGAYKFTRKPTGDILSISRIKEIHKRLPNTHLVMHGSSSVPQELLAEIREFGGDMKETYGVPVEEIQEAIKYGVRKINIDTDIRLAMTGAIRRFFAENPAKFDPREYLKPARAAAKGICVKRYTEFGTAGNASKIKATPLTDIAQAYASGKLAQVVQ